The DNA window AAGTGTTGTGTGTAACCAGGCGTTGGCGACAAATTCCGAGATTTGTGAGCCAATCGTGCTGAACGTATCCATATCATTACTGCTGGGTTTACTGTCTTCCGGGCAAATAATATTGACCAGTCCAAAGCGCTGGCCGCGGGCGGCAATCGGAATCAGCAGATGATAGATGTTGCCATCGCTTGGGCGTTTGATCTGTTCGCAAATGTGCATGGATGCTGCCACGTCCCCATTGGATTGCAGGCTTTTTTGGGCATGCGAACAAATCTGATCGGAGTTTTCGATCAGGGTTTGTTTAAATGTTTGGGGTACAGCCACTGAACTTGCCAGGCGCAACTTGTGATTATCCGGATCGTCGGCGTCTTTGAGAAAGATCCACCCGCTTTCAAAGCCCATCACCTCAAGGGTTGTATGCAGCGAAACATCGAGCACATTTTGCAGATCAAGCGCGCGGCTGGCTGCCATAGCTACACGGTTGATAGCCTGGAAGCGTCGGTTTGAGCGCTGCAATTGTTGCTGGCTGCTTACCATGCGGTCAATCATACTATTGACGGCAGTAGCCACCTCGCCGATTTCATCGGGAACCCAAACGCGGGCACGCGATTCAATATCGCCTTCCGCCACGCGTTGAGCCGCCTGGCGTAATTCCAGCAGGGGCTTGGTCAGACTCAGCATTAAAAGTGCTGTTAGGAGTACCGAAGCAATCGCGGCCAGAGCGGTAACAAAAATAACACTACGGCTCCCCGCTTGCATGGCAATATACACGCGGTCATCTGAAATTAAATATGAAAGCCAGTCCGAAAGGCCAGTGCGCACCCAATAATTGAGCGCGAAGCCCAAGATCAAGATGGGCAACACCATAATTCCGGTGATTTTGATGCGTACGGGAACCGCAAATATCGCATCCGATAGTCGATCTCGCACGAGTGTCATTCGATTGGTGACCATGGATAGAGCTTACTTGATTCCCGAATGCATGTCAACCGATGCGCTCGCTGCGCTCGCGCGCCAATATACCCGTTAAGCAGCCGATGCCCCCGGCTGCCTTGATGAGTTCGGTGATCTCAATGGTATGGCAAATGATATTGTGGGATTCAAAAAACGCCTGTGTAATCGGGTTGCCCGCTGGCATGAGGATTTCGCGCCGTCCCAGTGTGACGATATTCAGCGCGTGGCCCTGGGTGGCTTCTGTTTCATCGGGGATGAATACCACCTCGAAGCCGTGGGCGCGCAGCGCCGCTACTGTGGGGTATGAAACCCGATATGGCCAGGCAATCGCCAGATTCTCATCCACAAAGCGCAGTTGGCCCATCAGGTGCATGCCGCCATAAGGCAGTTCCACCGGGATGGTGCGCACCCCCATCGTTTGCAGCACGTCAGCCACCTGTTCGATTCCCGCCGCATTCGTGCGCAGGCCGTGCCCCAACAGCACCCTCTCCGGATTCAGCCACAGAGCATCGGCCCCTTCAAAGGTAGCATTTCCGTTCAAGGTGCGCACAATTGGGATACCCAAATCAGCTAAACGACGTGCGATCCAGCGCTCCTCACCGGCCCTCACCGTGGAGGCTGGTCGCGCCAGAATGGCGCCCTCCGGGGTCATGAAAAATAAATCCGCGCAAAAGATCAGGTTGGGCGAAGGAATTTCGTTTGGCGCAACGTACTCCACCTCAACTCCCGCTGAGCGATACGCGTGAGCGATGGCGCGATGCTGCTGGCGCGCCAGGTTTAGATTGGGCTGGTGGAGCATCTGTACCAGATTGGGATCATTGATCTGTTCCCATTCCGCGCTCGGCTCGTGAAGCAGCACAGCCTTGAGGCGCGCCCATTCGCTGTCAATGCCGCAAGCGCGCCACACGGAGCCAATTTCTTCTGCGTGGCTCCGTGTGCGGGATGACCAATCTTCGCCGCCGTATGCGGCAGCCTGGAGCAGATCGAAACTCACGAAGCGATAACCCCACCGTATAGTTCGATCTCTTTTCTGCGGCGTAGCGCAACGGCTTTGCGCCAGGCTTCTTTTTCGCCATATTTTTGGATCGAAATAGTAGTGGCTTTACGCTCTTTCGTATTCGGACACCATGTCACGTAATACACTTCGGTGTAATTGGGTTTGAGACTGCCATCTGGGTAGGTTGCGCCGGTCTTTCGCCAAATTCTCTGAATGCCAGTAACGCCGAGTGCATTATTGGGGTTCGATTGTATTCTGCGCTCGGTGCGCGGTTTGCCGAGTTCCAATTCTTTTTCATCGCGCCATTCAATCGCCGATTCAAGGGCCTCATCATAGCCGCCCCAGGCGCTATCGGAAAAGAACTTGCGGTGTTCAACCCCCTGGAATTTGATGCGTACATACCACCCGATAGCTTTTTTATAATCCATGCGGGTAATGCTTTTGGGGAATTTGCGCTTGGTGCTCATCGTTCTACTACTCCTTACGGGTAACTCTTGTTAGAGGATCAAAAAAGCAGACGCACTTGGGAAAATCCCCCAAATACATCCGCTTCAGGTTTTGCTTCGCGGCTGTACAAAAGTACTTGCCTTTTGTTTGATACATAAAAAGGGTTAGGCTATCGGTGACGCTTATTATACACGCATTTTTTTGAGTTGCAGAAACAAATCCTTCTCTTTTGATGTTAAATTCTTAGGTAAGAGTATATTGACTTGTGCCAATAAATCGCCAACATCTTTAGAGTTTTTAATATTTGGCATCCCCAGGCCGCGCAAACGGAATATTTTGCCGTTTTCAGTTTCAGCCGGAATAGTAAGTTTTACGCGCCGGTCAATCGCGGTGATTTCAACTTCGCCACCCAGGAGTGCATCATACAAGCCCACCGGGACAGTGGTGCGAATATGATCGCCATCGCGCATGAAAAGCGGATGCGAGATTACCTTGATTTTTAGGAACAGATCGCCAGCCTGGCCGCCCATTGCACTGCGTTGACCCTGTCCGCGCAGACGAATCTTCGAGCCGGTTTTAACTCCCGGCGGGATGCTGGCTTCGATTTTTCGTCCATCTTCCCATTGCAGGGTGCGCTGGGTGCCGTGGTACGCCTCTTCAAGTGTAATTTCGACAGTGTGTTCGGCATCCTGGCCGCGGCTGGACTGGCGTACTCGTTGCCGCCCAAAGTCGACTCCGCCACTGCGTCCACCCAGGCCACCGAAGAGCACTTCGAAGAAATCGGAAAAACCGCCAGAGCCGCCTACGCCACCCATGTTGCCGAAAATTCTCTGCAAGTCTTCTTGCGATACCTGTCGGGCTTGCTGTCCCCCCGCCGTGCGCCACGCATCCCAGTTAAAGTCTTCCGGTTGACCTCCGGCGCGTGAATACTGCTGCCAATGCGAGCCGAACTGATCGTATTTTTGGCGTTTATCGGCATCGGAGAGTACTTCGTTGGCTTCGTTGATCTCTTTGAACTTTTCCTCCGCGCTGGCATCGTCCTTGTTCATATCGGGGTGATACTTGCGCGCCAGT is part of the Chloroflexota bacterium genome and encodes:
- a CDS encoding HAMP domain-containing protein; translation: MTLVRDRLSDAIFAVPVRIKITGIMVLPILILGFALNYWVRTGLSDWLSYLISDDRVYIAMQAGSRSVIFVTALAAIASVLLTALLMLSLTKPLLELRQAAQRVAEGDIESRARVWVPDEIGEVATAVNSMIDRMVSSQQQLQRSNRRFQAINRVAMAASRALDLQNVLDVSLHTTLEVMGFESGWIFLKDADDPDNHKLRLASSVAVPQTFKQTLIENSDQICSHAQKSLQSNGDVAASMHICEQIKRPSDGNIYHLLIPIAARGQRFGLVNIICPEDSKPSSNDMDTFSTIGSQISEFVANAWLHTTLKEKESARQALLTALVSAQENERARLSRELHDGAGQSLTSLLIRLKTLEKTAAAEGLRNNVSDLCQSASETIEQIRGISHRLRPAALEEFGLEVALRTLSEEMLSEAGIVCKYEIDLHSQRLPFEIETNLYRIAQESLTNIVRHAEASRVKIQIDVSPTAVNLMIEDNGKGFSVDNFSNNTTSRRLGLISIQERSDMISGTLIVKSAPGAGTLLHVRVPLEMETN
- a CDS encoding amidinotransferase, whose amino-acid sequence is MSFDLLQAAAYGGEDWSSRTRSHAEEIGSVWRACGIDSEWARLKAVLLHEPSAEWEQINDPNLVQMLHQPNLNLARQQHRAIAHAYRSAGVEVEYVAPNEIPSPNLIFCADLFFMTPEGAILARPASTVRAGEERWIARRLADLGIPIVRTLNGNATFEGADALWLNPERVLLGHGLRTNAAGIEQVADVLQTMGVRTIPVELPYGGMHLMGQLRFVDENLAIAWPYRVSYPTVAALRAHGFEVVFIPDETEATQGHALNIVTLGRREILMPAGNPITQAFFESHNIICHTIEITELIKAAGGIGCLTGILARERSERIG
- a CDS encoding DnaJ domain-containing protein, with amino-acid sequence MDYKDYYKTLGVERSASQAEIKKAFRKLARKYHPDMNKDDASAEEKFKEINEANEVLSDADKRQKYDQFGSHWQQYSRAGGQPEDFNWDAWRTAGGQQARQVSQEDLQRIFGNMGGVGGSGGFSDFFEVLFGGLGGRSGGVDFGRQRVRQSSRGQDAEHTVEITLEEAYHGTQRTLQWEDGRKIEASIPPGVKTGSKIRLRGQGQRSAMGGQAGDLFLKIKVISHPLFMRDGDHIRTTVPVGLYDALLGGEVEITAIDRRVKLTIPAETENGKIFRLRGLGMPNIKNSKDVGDLLAQVNILLPKNLTSKEKDLFLQLKKMRV